The Natranaeroarchaeum aerophilus DNA window AGAAGTGCTGTGCGGCAGTCTGTCTGTGCGTGGTGTGGAGGACGAACTCCTCGTAGCTGTGGGCCCGGGCACGACGCTTCAGTTCCTCGTACAGCCGGGTGCCATGTCCCTCCCGCTGGTACTCGGGCAAGACGTTGAACCGCTCCAGCTGTGCGGTCGTATCATCCACGTCATGTAGCAACTCCCGTAGCAGGTCCCCCGGCTTCCGGTAGGCGATCGTCCCAACGATATCGCCGTCCAGCGTTCCGACGAGAAACTCACCATCGGAAAAGTACCCGTCGGCGATACTGTCGTGATCGTCAAGACCCGGGATCCACGCATCCGCATCTCGATGGGCAGCCTCCATCACCGCCTCGATCCGGGCTTTCTCACCGGGACGATACCGGCGGACGGTCAGTTCCCCGCTCACAGCAGCAGTTCATCGTCGAGCGTGTTAACAGTCTCGACAGCACGGCTGCCCCCCTGACTTCGAAAACTGTAGTAACAAGCTTCGAATTATGAAGTGTGCAAAGAGAACTGGCCCACGACCTCGAAGCCAGCGCATCGGTCACTGGGCTGTTCATCACTCGATGGGTATGAGAGAAACAATTATTGAAGATGCTGTGGCATCACCGCATGAGAATGGCTCCAGAGAGGTCACACATCTTCGAGTGGGCCGAGTTCGTTGACGCGGAGGTATCCGAGTCAGTACTGATCGACGAGCGCCGGAACCGCTCGGAACACGGGCCCGTGGAGAACTGAGAACGCCCGATCCCGATACGCCGACGCTACTCGATCTTCGCGTACTGCTCGGCGAGTTTGTCGGCCGCTTCGCCCAGCTGTTCGCGCTCGAAGCTGTCGAGTCCCCACTCGACGACCTCCTCAACCCCGTTCGAGCCGAGTCGGATCGGGACGCCGAGTGCGACGTCCTCGTGGCCGTACTCGCCGTCGAGCGGGATCGATCCGGGAAGGACTTCACCAGTGTCCCGGAGAACCGCCTCGACCATGTGCCCGACCCCGGTTGCAGGCCCCCACTCGGTCGCGCCTTTCTTTTCGATGACGTTCATCGCGCTCTCTTTCAGTTCGTCGAGGATCTCGCCTTTCTCGTCGTCGCTAAACTCCGGATCGCGGCCGTCGACGCGGACCTTCGAAAACACCGGTACCTGGGCGTCGCCGTGCTCGCCGAGTATCGTCGCCTCGACGTTCTGGACCGGCGTGTCGAAGCGCTCGGCGAGGACGTACCGGAAGCGCGCGGAGTCGAGCCGCCCGCCGAAGCCGATCACCTTCTCGCGGGCGCGCTCGCCCGTCTCGTAGAGGTGGCGGTTGAGCAGATCCACGGGATTCGAGGTCGTAATCGTCACGAAGTCGTCGTTGTGTTCTGCCAGCGATGAGCCGATATCCTCCATGATCGGCGCGTTGTCGCCCGCGAGATCGATCCGGGTCTGGCCGGGCTGGCGCGGAATCCCGGCCGTGATCACGACGACGTCCGACCCGGCGGTGTCGGCGTACGTTCCCTGCCGAACCGTCGTGTTCGAGTCGTACGCCGTGCCATGGTTGACGTCGGCCGCCTGTCCGATCGTCGTATCCTCCTGATCAGGGATGTCG harbors:
- a CDS encoding GNAT family N-acetyltransferase, with amino-acid sequence MSGELTVRRYRPGEKARIEAVMEAAHRDADAWIPGLDDHDSIADGYFSDGEFLVGTLDGDIVGTIAYRKPGDLLRELLHDVDDTTAQLERFNVLPEYQREGHGTRLYEELKRRARAHSYEEFVLHTTHRQTAAQHFYRVNGFREVRRVEVTRFARPFELLCYRKPLDDSSPYDPYPI
- the mdh gene encoding malate dehydrogenase, whose protein sequence is MSKVSVVGAAGTVGAAAGYNIALRDVCDELVFVDIPDQEDTTIGQAADVNHGTAYDSNTTVRQGTYADTAGSDVVVITAGIPRQPGQTRIDLAGDNAPIMEDIGSSLAEHNDDFVTITTSNPVDLLNRHLYETGERAREKVIGFGGRLDSARFRYVLAERFDTPVQNVEATILGEHGDAQVPVFSKVRVDGRDPEFSDDEKGEILDELKESAMNVIEKKGATEWGPATGVGHMVEAVLRDTGEVLPGSIPLDGEYGHEDVALGVPIRLGSNGVEEVVEWGLDSFEREQLGEAADKLAEQYAKIE